A stretch of Planococcus citri chromosome 5, ihPlaCitr1.1, whole genome shotgun sequence DNA encodes these proteins:
- the LOC135846987 gene encoding esterase E4-like, whose translation MSEKIIVSVCEGKIQGFKNVSTFSGVEFFSFLGVPYGQSTAGHARYKDPKPVKPWKNILMATTEKGGCLQFSLRKALIDGSEDCLYNNIHTPELPQKDDDPLRPVVVCLQPGAYHTGSPDPSYFGSPDYVMHNDVVCVCVSFRLHILGFLNLDLPECSGNQGLKDIILSLQWIQRNICKFGGDPDNVTLLGSSSGAGLVNNLMISPKAKGLFHKGVIMGMYKYCPSLVVRSENATLAFELAQNLGYNGPFDKKKLLSFYKKVNIRALLVTRPDRFFHRDETAPLFPMFPFVTTVDSGENAVLPTSNKQENLKSLTRIPLMVGFCEREAIFGFLRPYKKASMKYFFKSIRQNCWGWGAKLNDDQLKYIQNKIQSFYLKGNSIENAPLPIKCDIQSDIAASDLYPTLVDVVAADLPSSVYVYKFEFQGNVPKMKDVFQFVFDEPLDGTYHGDDFTYWAKFSFPYDQIEDPLTPETEEMVKTFTKLVSTFAKTGDPNYEGITTQWKPTTVENPSYFSINNHLSMVEGKLNGNRTEFWEELRRELENDNQTCAEGNNPQ comes from the exons ATGTCTGAGAAAATAATAGTCTCAGTATGCGAGGGTAAAATTCAAGGATTTAAAAATGTCTCAACATTTTCTGGAGTcgaattcttttcttttctcggAGTACCTTATGGGCAATCAACTGCTGGTCATGCACGATACAAG GATCCTAAACCAGTAAAaccttggaaaaatattttgatggcGACGACTGAAAAAGGAGGTTGTTTGCAATTTTCCCTGAGGAAAGCGCTAATAGATGGTTCAGAGGATTGTCTATACAACAATATTCATACGCCAGAG TTACCTCAAAAAGATGACGATCCTTTAAGACCAGTGGTGGTTTGTTTACAACCTGGAGCTTATCATACAGGTTCACCGGATCCTAGTTATTTTGGGTCTCCAGACTACGTCATGCACAACGACGTAGTTTGTGTTTGTGTATCATTCAGGCTACATATTTTAG GTTTCTTAAATTTGGATTTACCGGAATGCTCGGGTAATCAAGGATTGAAGGATATAATTCTAAGCTTGCAATGGATCCAGCGAAACATTTGTAAATTTGGCGGTGATCCTGATAACGTGACATTGCTTGGCAGCAGTAGTGGAGCAGGATTAGTGAATAATTTGATGATATCACCAAAAGCAAAAG GGTTATTTCATAAAGGGGTTATCATGGGTATGTACAAATATTGCCCATCTTTAGTGGTACGATCAGAAAACGCTACGTTGGCATTTGAATTGGCACAAAATCTTGGTTACAATGGAccttttgataagaaaaaattattatcattttataaaaaagtaaacatACGAGCACTTCTTGTCACAAGACCGGATCGTTTCTTCCATAGA GATGAGACCGCTCCATTATTTCCAATGTTCCCATTCGTTACAACCGTAGATTCTGGTGAAAATGCAGTTTTACCAACGTCAAATAAGcaagaaaatctgaaatcattaACACGCATTCCACTAATGGTGGGATTTTGCGAAAGAGAAGCTATATTTGGATTTCTCC GACCTTATAAAAAAGCATCAATGAAGTACTTTTTCAAGTCTATTCGCCAGAATTGCTGGGGTTGGGGAGCCAAGCTAAATGATGATCAACTCAAgtatattcaaaataaaatacaatctTTCTACTTGAAAGGTAATTCGATTGAAAACGCTCCACTGCCAATCAAATGTGAT aTTCAATCCGACATTGCCGCATCAGATTTGTATCCGACACTTGTGGACGTGGTTGCAGCAGATCTTCCTTCATCGGTTTacgtttataaatttgaattccaGGGAAAtgttcccaaaatgaaagatgTTTTCCAGTTCGTTTTTGATGAGCCACTAGATG GAACTTACCATGGAGACGATTTTACATACTGGGCAAAGTTCTCATTCCCGTACGATCAAATAGAAGATCCTTTAACACCTGAAACTGAAGAAATGGTGAAAACGTTCACTAAACTCGTCAGTACATTTGCAAAAACTGG GGATCCGAATTATGAAGGAATAACCACTCAATGGAAACCAACCACTGTGGAAAATCCGTCCTACTTCAGTATAAACAATCATTTGTCTATGGTAGAAGG